One stretch of Candidatus Hydrogenedentota bacterium DNA includes these proteins:
- a CDS encoding alpha/beta hydrolase → MNKVWAPAFVLVLEILGVNAFATEGYKTERGIVFADLGSKKLRMTMYLPETESATPRPGMVLIHGGAWILGTRYQQSWYCREFARNGYVVMTIDYRLMPTYAFPDCLHDCKAAVRWLRLNANTYNVDPDRIVTFGASAGGHLAALLAATSPKDRLEGEINPGASSEVRAAISLYGAVDLTRYRDRPLKGFLHGRTEHFFKDFTSRNMSDKTASTLEAASPLTYAGPDTKPIIFVHGTSDKLVHYDQSVRFFNRLKECGVPTELVTLKNRGHGFDYIFWKQRREVFRKMLAFLNQQGCAPAQVAERNSP, encoded by the coding sequence ATGAATAAAGTTTGGGCTCCGGCGTTTGTCCTGGTATTGGAGATTCTTGGTGTGAACGCGTTTGCGACGGAAGGCTATAAGACCGAGCGGGGAATTGTGTTTGCGGACTTGGGTAGCAAGAAACTGCGGATGACGATGTACTTGCCCGAGACGGAGAGCGCGACGCCGCGTCCCGGCATGGTCCTGATTCACGGCGGCGCGTGGATTCTCGGTACCCGGTACCAGCAATCGTGGTACTGCCGGGAGTTCGCGCGCAATGGTTACGTCGTCATGACGATCGACTACCGGCTCATGCCGACATACGCGTTTCCCGACTGTCTGCACGACTGCAAGGCGGCCGTGCGATGGTTGCGGCTCAACGCGAACACGTACAACGTCGACCCTGACCGCATCGTCACCTTCGGCGCGTCCGCAGGCGGGCATCTGGCGGCCCTACTGGCAGCGACGTCGCCGAAAGATCGCTTGGAAGGGGAGATAAACCCCGGCGCTTCGTCCGAAGTACGCGCGGCCATCAGCCTGTACGGGGCGGTCGATTTGACGCGCTACCGCGACCGCCCGCTGAAAGGGTTCCTGCACGGCCGCACGGAACATTTTTTCAAAGACTTCACATCGCGCAACATGTCGGACAAGACCGCTTCCACGTTGGAGGCTGCGTCGCCGCTGACGTACGCCGGCCCGGACACAAAACCAATCATCTTCGTCCACGGCACGTCAGACAAGTTGGTCCACTACGATCAGTCCGTCCGCTTCTTCAATCGGCTTAAGGAATGCGGTGTGCCCACCGAACTGGTGACCCTGAAAAATCGTGGGCACGGTTTCGACTACATCTTTTGGAAGCAGCGGCGCGAGGTTTTTCGCAAGATGCTGGCGTTTCTCAATCAACAAGGATGTGCGCCGGCACAAGTCGCGGAGAGGAATTCCCCGTAG
- a CDS encoding HAD family hydrolase, with amino-acid sequence MRVILFDIDGTLTATTNADNGCYETAFEKCFGFPLPTTDWHCYTHVTDMGIIQEVMADTGRPPATPEAIARFEEVYEQELAKSFARHPGGFIEVPGARALLESLARKTDVRFGLATGGMRRTALFKLRQIGVDGAAIPGAFANDAISRADIARTALRRTGVNPTDVVYVGDGSWDAAASAELGMRFVGVCREYSRDRLTAAGATAIIENYTDLDGFHEAIESATVPPSR; translated from the coding sequence ATGCGCGTAATACTCTTCGATATCGACGGGACCCTGACCGCAACGACCAACGCGGACAACGGTTGCTACGAAACTGCCTTCGAGAAGTGCTTCGGCTTTCCGCTGCCGACGACGGACTGGCATTGCTACACGCACGTCACCGATATGGGCATCATCCAGGAAGTCATGGCCGACACGGGGCGTCCGCCCGCGACACCCGAGGCCATCGCGCGCTTTGAAGAAGTCTACGAGCAGGAACTCGCCAAGTCATTCGCCAGGCATCCCGGCGGATTCATCGAAGTGCCCGGGGCGCGCGCTCTGTTGGAATCGCTTGCCCGTAAGACCGATGTAAGATTCGGGCTGGCAACCGGAGGCATGCGCCGTACCGCACTCTTCAAACTGCGGCAAATCGGCGTCGATGGCGCCGCAATTCCCGGCGCGTTCGCCAACGACGCGATATCGCGAGCGGACATTGCCCGGACCGCGTTGCGAAGAACCGGCGTGAATCCAACCGACGTCGTATACGTTGGCGATGGATCGTGGGACGCCGCGGCTTCCGCGGAACTCGGGATGCGCTTTGTCGGGGTTTGCCGCGAGTACTCCCGCGACCGGCTCACCGCGGCCGGCGCAACGGCCATCATCGAAAACTACACGGACTTGGACGGTTTTCACGAGGCGATCGAATCGGCAACGGTCCCGCCGTCCCGCTAA
- a CDS encoding glycine zipper 2TM domain-containing protein, giving the protein MFGNTNLKTICAFSAAAVLAGCQTTPTQQGALTGGLIGAGAGAIVGNQVDGKSGEGALIGAGLGALTGALIGDHVDEKRSRSQVYAPPQAPPPGQTSTSGHWETRVRTTPSGETYEERVWVAH; this is encoded by the coding sequence ATGTTTGGCAACACGAATCTGAAGACGATCTGCGCGTTCTCTGCAGCCGCCGTACTCGCGGGATGCCAAACGACTCCGACGCAGCAAGGCGCATTGACCGGCGGCCTCATCGGCGCCGGCGCGGGCGCAATCGTCGGAAATCAAGTCGACGGCAAGTCGGGCGAAGGCGCCCTGATCGGTGCAGGACTCGGCGCATTGACCGGAGCGCTCATCGGCGATCATGTGGACGAAAAGCGCTCGCGCAGCCAAGTCTACGCACCGCCGCAGGCGCCGCCGCCGGGGCAGACCTCGACAAGCGGCCACTGGGAAACGCGAGTACGCACCACGCCCTCGGGCGAAACCTATGAAGAACGGGTGTGGGTAGCGCACTAA
- a CDS encoding leucine--tRNA ligase has product MSSGSYDHKAIEQKWQSYWAKHKTFRSEIDRAKPKYYILDMFPYPSGDGLHVGHPLGYVATDIIARVKRMKGFNVLHPMGWDAFGLPAERHAMRTGEHPSSITRKNCDTFRRQLQLLGLSYDWDREIDTTDPKYYKWTQWIFEVLFERGLAYQTEAPVNWCPAVGTVLANEEVKDGKYVETGDPVEKRMMRQWMLKITAYAEQLIADLDEVDWPESVKTMQREWIGKSEGADVVFQVAGSNRTFMIFTTRPDTLFGATYCVLAPEHPLTLEIATPEQRAAVEAYVSAASKRSAQDRMAAEREKTGVFTGAYAINPVDNERVPIWTADYVLAEYGYGAIMAVPAHDTRDYEFATKFGLPIVEVVSGGDIKKEAYVGDGVLVNSGIINGLAVPDAKRKISAWLEKRNVGKATVNYRLRDWLFSRQRYWGEPIPIITLEDGTQRAVPMKDLPVALPELDEYKPTADGQPPLARAKNWVNTTDPITGKPAVRETNTMPQWAGSCWYYLRFVDAQNDTEAWSKEAERYWMPVDLYVGGTEHAVLHLLYSRFWHKVLYDAGYVSTKEPFLRLFNPGKIQAFSYRDENGKYYYPEQVEKRGSEWFVKETNTPVATQVEKMSKSRYNVVNPDKVVDEQGADSLRLYEMFMGPLDRDKPWTEEGLHGVNRFLRRVWALIVSEDGSLQPRIVDRASDAAAEKALHHAIKAVSQDVDNLQFNTSISRMMEYLNVASKADALSKADIEKYVLILAPFAPHLCEELWERLGHSGSIAYEPWPAYNESLLVEDTIEIPVQVNGKLRGVVVVPANAAKDDIFAAAKADAKVAAHLDGKSIVKEIFVPGKLAGFVVK; this is encoded by the coding sequence ATGTCGAGCGGTTCGTATGACCACAAGGCCATCGAGCAGAAGTGGCAGTCGTATTGGGCGAAGCACAAGACGTTCCGCTCCGAGATAGACCGTGCCAAGCCGAAGTATTACATCCTTGACATGTTCCCGTATCCGAGCGGCGACGGCCTCCACGTCGGGCATCCGCTGGGCTACGTGGCCACGGACATCATCGCGCGCGTGAAGCGCATGAAGGGCTTCAACGTGTTGCACCCGATGGGTTGGGACGCATTCGGCCTTCCCGCCGAGCGTCATGCGATGCGTACCGGTGAGCACCCCTCGTCAATCACGCGCAAGAACTGCGACACGTTCCGGCGCCAACTGCAACTGCTCGGCTTGTCCTACGATTGGGACCGGGAAATCGACACGACGGACCCCAAGTACTACAAGTGGACCCAATGGATTTTTGAAGTACTGTTCGAGCGCGGTCTCGCATACCAGACCGAAGCGCCGGTGAACTGGTGCCCGGCGGTCGGCACGGTGCTCGCCAACGAGGAAGTCAAGGACGGCAAGTACGTCGAGACGGGCGACCCGGTCGAGAAACGCATGATGCGCCAGTGGATGTTGAAGATCACGGCCTATGCGGAGCAGCTCATCGCGGACCTCGACGAGGTCGATTGGCCCGAGAGCGTGAAAACAATGCAGCGGGAATGGATCGGCAAGAGCGAAGGCGCGGACGTCGTGTTTCAGGTGGCCGGCTCGAACCGGACGTTCATGATCTTCACGACGCGCCCGGACACGTTGTTTGGCGCGACGTATTGCGTTCTTGCGCCCGAGCATCCGTTAACGCTTGAAATTGCGACGCCCGAACAGCGTGCGGCGGTGGAAGCGTACGTGAGCGCCGCATCGAAACGCAGCGCGCAGGATCGCATGGCGGCGGAGCGCGAGAAGACGGGCGTGTTCACAGGAGCATATGCGATCAATCCGGTGGACAATGAACGCGTTCCTATTTGGACGGCGGACTATGTGCTCGCCGAATACGGGTATGGCGCGATCATGGCGGTGCCCGCGCACGATACGCGCGATTACGAGTTTGCGACGAAGTTTGGACTGCCGATCGTCGAAGTCGTCAGCGGCGGCGATATCAAGAAAGAGGCATACGTTGGCGATGGCGTTCTCGTGAATTCGGGTATCATCAACGGCCTTGCCGTTCCCGATGCGAAGCGAAAAATCTCCGCTTGGCTGGAAAAACGAAACGTCGGCAAGGCAACCGTGAATTACCGCCTGCGTGATTGGCTGTTTTCGCGCCAGCGGTACTGGGGTGAGCCGATTCCGATCATTACCCTCGAAGACGGCACGCAGCGCGCGGTGCCCATGAAAGACCTTCCGGTTGCATTGCCGGAATTGGACGAATACAAGCCCACCGCCGACGGCCAACCGCCGCTTGCGCGCGCAAAGAATTGGGTGAATACGACCGATCCCATCACCGGCAAGCCCGCGGTGCGTGAGACGAATACCATGCCGCAATGGGCCGGCTCGTGCTGGTACTACCTGCGCTTCGTCGATGCGCAGAACGACACCGAGGCGTGGTCGAAAGAGGCGGAGCGATATTGGATGCCCGTCGACCTTTACGTCGGCGGCACCGAACACGCCGTGCTCCACCTTCTCTACTCGCGCTTCTGGCACAAGGTCCTCTACGACGCGGGGTACGTTTCCACGAAGGAACCGTTCCTGCGCCTGTTCAATCCCGGAAAGATTCAGGCGTTTTCGTATCGCGACGAGAACGGCAAGTATTACTACCCCGAGCAAGTGGAAAAACGCGGCAGCGAATGGTTCGTCAAGGAAACGAACACGCCGGTCGCGACACAAGTCGAGAAGATGAGCAAGTCGCGGTACAACGTGGTGAACCCCGATAAGGTGGTTGACGAACAAGGGGCGGATTCGCTGCGCCTGTACGAGATGTTCATGGGGCCGCTTGACCGCGACAAGCCGTGGACGGAAGAGGGCCTTCACGGCGTCAACCGGTTCCTGCGCCGGGTGTGGGCGCTGATTGTCTCGGAGGACGGCTCGTTACAGCCACGTATCGTCGATCGCGCGAGTGACGCCGCCGCGGAAAAGGCGCTGCACCACGCGATCAAGGCGGTTTCCCAGGACGTCGACAATCTACAGTTTAATACTTCGATCTCCCGCATGATGGAGTATCTGAACGTCGCCTCGAAGGCGGACGCTCTATCCAAGGCGGACATCGAGAAGTACGTGCTCATTCTCGCCCCGTTTGCGCCGCACCTGTGCGAAGAGTTGTGGGAGCGGCTCGGACACTCGGGGTCGATTGCGTACGAACCGTGGCCCGCGTATAACGAATCGCTGCTCGTCGAGGACACGATCGAGATTCCCGTCCAGGTGAACGGCAAGTTGCGCGGCGTGGTCGTCGTGCCGGCGAACGCGGCCAAAGACGATATTTTCGCCGCGGCAAAGGCAGATGCGAAGGTCGCCGCGCACCTCGATGGGAAGTCTATCGTCAAAGAAATCTTCGTGCCCGGAAAACTCGCCGGGTTCGTCGTCAAATAG
- a CDS encoding sigma 54-interacting transcriptional regulator encodes MSVDYVLQIASGTNVGKTWRLDREPAVIGRSAECTIRIVDSTISRRHCEVWVDDDGPHIKDLGSSNDTLVNGAPVSETLLRDGDEIQLGAYSLRMVEVNQTTPMPEGNASDVSTPATVALSEGFFIQDAPEKNHTQSATPQLSQFRGLLHSHREFARCTNVADLIASLSRILDQRFQPEAWWLVRVLGPDRKPVPHPLSTATSADTLPAGDIQKALASKCGFLMPRRRMLGGKPSIETTIIAPLIVADDQIGALALRAGTPHRVYDESDLEYFLGLAHSFAPYLCAAEQMEQLRRDMERLRRQGAADTSLIGDSAAMKKVRELVGRAGKMDLPVLLLGETGTGKEAAARMVHDLSGRANRPYVIVNAAAIPRELFESEMFGYEKGAFTGATRQKVGYFEEAHTGTLFLDEIGDLAVEHQARILRVIESGKFNRVGGTREIGVDVRIVSATNRELAGKEHAQEFRQDLYHRLSGFVISMPPLRDRKSDIPALVEHFLRRAQPAGPGGKLTVAPSVLEKLATYSWPGNVRELRSCVERAVALAQTDVIEPEDVMLPTEGKRDPDSSSHLLTLADAEKHHIQRILKRHKGNIRSAAQALKISRVTLYKKINDYGIDV; translated from the coding sequence GTGAGCGTGGACTACGTGCTGCAAATCGCCTCCGGAACAAACGTCGGCAAGACGTGGCGGCTCGACCGTGAGCCCGCGGTCATCGGCCGGAGTGCCGAGTGCACGATCCGAATCGTCGATTCGACCATTTCCCGGCGGCACTGCGAGGTTTGGGTAGACGACGACGGTCCGCACATAAAAGACCTTGGCAGCAGCAATGACACATTGGTGAACGGGGCGCCGGTGTCCGAAACCCTGTTGAGGGATGGCGATGAAATCCAGTTGGGCGCGTATTCCCTTAGGATGGTCGAAGTCAATCAAACGACACCGATGCCGGAAGGAAACGCGTCGGACGTTTCGACGCCCGCTACAGTCGCGCTTTCCGAGGGGTTCTTCATTCAGGACGCGCCGGAAAAGAACCACACGCAATCGGCCACCCCGCAACTTTCCCAGTTCCGGGGTTTGCTCCACAGCCATCGCGAATTCGCGCGGTGCACGAATGTCGCGGACCTGATTGCGTCACTCTCGCGAATTCTCGATCAGCGGTTTCAGCCGGAAGCATGGTGGCTCGTGCGCGTTCTGGGTCCGGATCGAAAACCCGTGCCCCATCCACTCTCGACCGCCACGTCGGCTGACACCTTGCCCGCCGGCGACATCCAGAAAGCCCTGGCCAGTAAGTGCGGCTTCCTCATGCCCCGGCGGCGCATGCTCGGCGGCAAACCGAGTATCGAAACCACGATCATCGCCCCCCTCATAGTGGCCGACGATCAAATCGGCGCGCTCGCGCTTCGCGCGGGCACGCCGCACCGCGTGTACGACGAATCCGACCTCGAGTACTTCCTCGGCCTCGCACACTCGTTTGCCCCGTACCTGTGCGCCGCGGAACAAATGGAACAGCTTCGCCGCGACATGGAGCGGCTGCGTCGTCAGGGAGCGGCGGACACGTCACTCATCGGCGACAGCGCGGCGATGAAGAAGGTGAGGGAACTCGTAGGCCGCGCAGGCAAAATGGACCTCCCCGTCCTTCTCCTGGGCGAGACCGGCACCGGTAAAGAGGCTGCCGCCCGTATGGTCCACGACCTGAGCGGCCGCGCCAATCGCCCGTACGTAATCGTGAACGCCGCCGCCATTCCGCGCGAGTTGTTCGAGAGCGAAATGTTCGGATACGAAAAGGGGGCGTTCACCGGCGCGACCCGCCAAAAGGTGGGCTATTTTGAAGAGGCGCACACCGGCACGCTCTTTCTCGACGAGATTGGCGATCTTGCCGTCGAGCACCAGGCGCGAATACTGCGCGTGATCGAATCCGGAAAGTTCAACCGCGTCGGTGGAACGCGGGAAATTGGCGTTGACGTTCGAATCGTGAGCGCGACCAACCGTGAACTGGCGGGCAAGGAGCACGCTCAAGAATTCCGGCAGGACTTGTACCACCGCTTGAGCGGATTCGTAATATCCATGCCACCGCTTCGCGATAGGAAATCGGACATTCCGGCACTCGTCGAGCACTTCCTGAGGCGTGCCCAACCGGCAGGGCCGGGCGGCAAACTGACCGTCGCACCAAGCGTTCTCGAAAAGCTCGCAACCTACAGTTGGCCGGGTAACGTCCGCGAACTCCGGTCCTGCGTCGAACGTGCAGTCGCCTTGGCGCAAACCGACGTCATCGAACCCGAGGACGTCATGTTGCCAACCGAGGGTAAACGCGACCCCGACTCGTCGTCCCACCTCCTCACGCTAGCCGATGCGGAAAAACACCATATCCAGCGCATTCTGAAGCGTCACAAAGGCAATATACGAAGCGCGGCCCAGGCGCTTAAGATATCGCGGGTGACACTGTATAAGAAGATCAACGACTACGGCATCGACGTCTGA
- a CDS encoding acylphosphatase yields MTERLHVVVRGRVQGVGFRYAAYRKAQELGLAGWVRNLGDGSVEAELDGARALLEAFLAWCREGPPLARVQTVDVTWSVPRFSHTEVEIR; encoded by the coding sequence GTGACGGAGCGGCTGCACGTTGTCGTGCGTGGGCGCGTGCAAGGCGTTGGGTTTCGTTACGCTGCATATCGGAAAGCTCAGGAGCTCGGGCTTGCCGGATGGGTGCGCAATTTGGGGGACGGGAGCGTCGAGGCGGAATTGGACGGTGCTCGTGCGCTGTTGGAGGCGTTCTTGGCGTGGTGTCGAGAAGGCCCGCCCCTCGCACGTGTCCAGACCGTTGACGTCACCTGGAGCGTGCCGAGGTTTTCGCACACAGAGGTGGAAATCCGGTAG
- a CDS encoding PQQ-like beta-propeller repeat protein, whose product MAVLRVLSYFCLGSIALAGAGSAQENWPQWRGPDGNGVSTATGLPVTWSETENINWKTPLPSWSGSTPIVWGDKVFVVSPSETTNNAEASGRGRFSDPGGDTLLLLCLAKGDGKILWERELDKGNTIGRKGNSTSPSPVTDGTHIWAVTGTGSVTALSMDGTVVWSKNIQKEFGPFGLNFGYGSSPVLHDGKLFAQVLHGYRTDDPSYAVAFDALTGKLLWRVERPTDALSETPDAYNTPALLKVGGNTQLVLCGGGFVSAHDPIDGKEIWRASGLDPDRNEYYRTIASAVAVDGMVYAPTRQRPLLAVRGDGIGDVTTSHLAWKWDQPYGTDVPTPACDGKFFYMVDDKGVATCIDAKSGAIIWGPEHTVRGPFSASPVLADGKLYATNEAGVTVVLSAGREFKILATNTLPGEDHTLSSLAVSGSQLFLRTPSYLYCIGKN is encoded by the coding sequence ATGGCTGTACTTCGCGTTCTTTCGTATTTTTGTTTGGGATCGATCGCACTTGCCGGCGCCGGCAGCGCGCAGGAAAACTGGCCGCAGTGGCGCGGCCCCGATGGAAACGGCGTAAGCACCGCCACCGGGCTGCCGGTCACGTGGAGCGAAACCGAAAACATTAACTGGAAGACGCCATTGCCGTCATGGAGCGGCAGTACGCCCATCGTGTGGGGCGACAAGGTGTTTGTCGTCTCCCCGTCCGAGACAACAAACAATGCGGAAGCGTCCGGGCGCGGACGCTTTTCGGACCCTGGCGGCGACACGTTGCTGCTGCTCTGCCTCGCGAAGGGCGATGGAAAGATTCTCTGGGAACGCGAACTGGATAAAGGAAACACGATCGGCCGGAAGGGAAACAGCACGTCACCCTCTCCGGTCACCGACGGCACGCACATCTGGGCGGTAACGGGGACCGGATCGGTCACCGCGCTTTCCATGGACGGGACGGTCGTCTGGTCGAAGAACATCCAGAAGGAGTTCGGGCCGTTCGGACTTAACTTCGGTTACGGGTCGTCGCCCGTGCTTCACGACGGAAAACTGTTCGCTCAAGTCCTGCATGGTTACAGGACCGACGATCCGTCGTATGCCGTCGCGTTTGACGCGCTCACCGGAAAACTGCTGTGGCGCGTCGAGCGGCCCACCGACGCGCTGAGCGAGACCCCCGATGCATACAACACGCCGGCGTTGTTGAAGGTCGGCGGAAACACGCAACTCGTTCTATGCGGTGGCGGTTTTGTTTCCGCGCACGATCCGATCGACGGAAAGGAAATCTGGCGGGCGAGCGGACTCGATCCCGACCGCAACGAATACTATCGGACGATTGCGTCCGCCGTCGCTGTCGATGGCATGGTGTATGCCCCGACGCGTCAACGGCCCTTGCTCGCCGTGCGCGGCGACGGTATAGGTGATGTTACGACTAGCCACCTCGCGTGGAAGTGGGACCAACCGTATGGCACCGACGTGCCCACGCCTGCCTGCGACGGAAAGTTCTTCTACATGGTGGATGACAAAGGCGTCGCGACCTGTATCGACGCGAAATCGGGGGCCATCATATGGGGCCCCGAACACACCGTGCGCGGGCCGTTCAGCGCGTCGCCGGTGCTGGCCGACGGCAAGCTGTACGCAACCAACGAAGCGGGCGTTACGGTGGTCTTGTCGGCGGGAAGGGAGTTCAAGATTCTCGCGACCAACACGCTGCCCGGCGAAGACCATACGCTGTCGTCGTTGGCGGTGTCGGGATCGCAGCTTTTCCTGCGTACGCCGTCATACCTCTACTGCATTGGAAAGAACTGA
- a CDS encoding serine/threonine protein kinase, with protein sequence MVYLSEDTTLSRDVALKVLYPSLSTDTVFIDRFKSEARIVATILHPNIVRINSLETIDHNLAIDMEFVAGPSLGHTMAHEVFSPLLAVQIARDVLDGLAVCHDLGVVHRDIKPNNILLSPQGRAKLADFGLATAYATHLETSIYRLTSSEFFMGTPRFAPPEAWEGGHPQPDWDLYSLGLVLYEGLSGKPVYDGTTPLAIVKQLMSTSVAPLRDVVPSVSKELGQFIDRLISRDQSKRYKDAAAALADLRAVPEFSQTAGDDAPTIRTAVRSVQRKTSFKRRVRVTKRAIAWTAGAVALALVSSIATWTLLEPPASQDSMTATPGTVGPVITQQEICQTRLPTVEDILSHPKSAAGSESRVFNARYFQVAGEEVDAVDRTERWLIGAAGESGSRRVIAFSDKLVLSGELRESAPGNVAFTGNWASYQYDSGAGFQEGTAEGRGAWMAAGNALNMSLRLDNRRRHIVEDYTVSVALADDWRTESEFTYGIENASLLQPLLFTELAPRPESWAETVIDLLPSVWNARCMVPMLGKNMPVNVDGKLDEEVWTRSYFDAKGRIGSIRGFPLSLPAEFSARVTADHVLIGMSIDRPVSQRWGVHIAVMPVLPSPLGKQEFMKVFAASDGSRSASFYREGVERPWEGEPWQVELYSGDRGVSCEVAINLGGLAPGVIPDKNVVWRINACITEGADDTQENVVAAWGFPDMEAVEHGALLRFEENVL encoded by the coding sequence GTGGTGTATCTATCGGAGGACACTACACTTTCGCGTGATGTTGCGCTGAAGGTCCTCTATCCGTCGCTGAGCACCGATACCGTGTTCATTGACCGCTTCAAGTCAGAGGCCCGTATTGTGGCCACCATCCTCCATCCCAACATTGTTCGCATCAACAGCCTTGAGACCATTGACCATAATCTCGCCATCGATATGGAGTTCGTCGCGGGGCCATCCCTCGGCCACACAATGGCTCACGAGGTATTTAGTCCGCTGCTCGCCGTACAGATAGCGCGCGATGTACTTGACGGACTTGCCGTTTGCCACGACCTTGGTGTGGTGCATCGGGATATCAAGCCAAACAACATCCTGCTGAGTCCGCAAGGCCGGGCCAAACTGGCGGACTTCGGGCTGGCGACGGCGTATGCCACCCATCTGGAAACCTCGATTTACCGTCTTACGTCCTCAGAGTTCTTCATGGGGACACCACGATTTGCGCCTCCGGAAGCGTGGGAAGGGGGCCATCCCCAACCGGATTGGGACCTGTATTCACTCGGGCTGGTGCTCTACGAAGGGCTCAGCGGGAAACCGGTGTATGACGGGACAACTCCGCTGGCCATCGTCAAACAGCTAATGTCGACTTCGGTCGCGCCGTTGCGAGACGTTGTGCCAAGCGTTTCCAAAGAACTTGGACAGTTCATCGATCGGCTCATTTCTCGCGATCAGTCGAAGCGATATAAAGACGCAGCCGCGGCGCTCGCGGACCTGCGCGCCGTGCCCGAGTTTTCCCAGACTGCGGGGGACGATGCGCCCACGATTCGTACGGCAGTTCGCAGTGTCCAGCGGAAGACCTCCTTTAAGCGTAGGGTGCGGGTAACGAAGAGGGCGATTGCCTGGACGGCTGGCGCCGTGGCGCTTGCGCTGGTATCGAGCATCGCAACGTGGACATTGCTGGAGCCGCCTGCCTCCCAGGACTCCATGACGGCGACGCCCGGGACTGTTGGGCCGGTCATCACGCAACAGGAAATCTGCCAGACCAGGTTGCCGACCGTCGAGGACATACTGTCGCATCCGAAATCGGCCGCGGGATCGGAATCCCGCGTTTTCAATGCGCGCTACTTTCAGGTTGCCGGCGAAGAGGTTGACGCTGTAGATCGAACGGAGCGTTGGCTCATCGGCGCTGCCGGCGAATCGGGATCGCGGCGAGTCATTGCCTTCTCCGATAAACTCGTGTTGTCGGGGGAACTCAGGGAGTCGGCGCCAGGCAACGTGGCATTTACGGGCAACTGGGCGTCATACCAGTATGATTCAGGAGCAGGGTTCCAAGAGGGGACCGCGGAAGGCCGAGGCGCGTGGATGGCCGCGGGCAATGCGCTGAATATGTCGTTGCGGCTGGATAACCGGCGCCGCCACATCGTCGAAGACTACACGGTTTCCGTAGCGCTTGCGGACGACTGGCGGACGGAATCCGAGTTTACGTACGGCATTGAGAATGCCTCGCTGCTCCAGCCGCTTCTGTTCACCGAACTTGCCCCCAGGCCGGAGTCGTGGGCGGAGACTGTCATCGATCTGCTGCCGAGCGTGTGGAACGCCCGCTGCATGGTGCCCATGCTGGGTAAGAACATGCCCGTCAATGTCGACGGAAAGCTCGACGAGGAAGTTTGGACGCGCTCGTATTTCGACGCCAAGGGCCGCATTGGATCGATACGCGGATTCCCGCTGTCCCTCCCTGCCGAATTTAGCGCGCGCGTCACGGCGGACCACGTGCTCATTGGGATGTCAATCGACCGCCCGGTTTCCCAGCGTTGGGGCGTCCACATCGCGGTGATGCCGGTCCTCCCCAGTCCGCTCGGCAAACAGGAATTTATGAAAGTATTTGCCGCATCGGACGGGAGCCGAAGCGCGAGTTTTTACAGGGAAGGCGTTGAGCGCCCCTGGGAGGGCGAGCCGTGGCAGGTGGAACTGTACTCCGGCGATCGCGGTGTATCGTGTGAGGTGGCGATCAACCTTGGTGGTCTGGCGCCGGGCGTCATACCGGACAAGAATGTCGTGTGGCGAATCAACGCGTGCATCACCGAGGGGGCCGATGACACGCAAGAAAACGTGGTCGCGGCATGGGGCTTTCCGGATATGGAGGCGGTCGAACATGGAGCGCTTCTGCGATTTGAGGAAAATGTCTTATAG